The Ochotona princeps isolate mOchPri1 chromosome 22, mOchPri1.hap1, whole genome shotgun sequence nucleotide sequence gctccagccatggcagccacttggggagtgaaccagaggatgcaagttttctctctgtctctccttctctcaggaaatttgactttccaataaaaataaataaatctttgaaaatacatAAAGTTTTGACTTATGtcacacaaaaaattaaataaaataatccttaaTAAACTGCTGATTTCTTCCATAACAATACTTCTTTAAGGTTATGCATTATATATTGCATTTGTAAATATGTTGGAAACAACAACTTTTCAAGTATCACAATAAGCATCCTATTATACTTTAATTCTATTAAAATCTAGTGATTGTTCCAGAAGGCATAAAATGGAATCCTAGTGTTCTCATTGGTCTGAAAGCAGAATTACTACGAAGAGACCCACCCGGAGATCGgagcaaataaaaacatcagaGGCATTCAGACAGTATCCcataaaatgaattaatgagGCTGGATTAACACTATAAAGCTTCTTTCTGGGAGTATTTGACATGCTATATATTTAATGGGTAACTTTCAATGTTTCCATATAATGTTCTTGCAACATTAAATTTTCCTAAGTAGTAAACTCTGAAATATCAAATTCAGAGGACATGAAGTCAGTACTTGTCAACTAACACTGAAAAACCAAATTCATGAGACAATGCATGGAAATAGAAAACTCCAGGACAGCAGAAGGCTTAAAGAGGTCCTTGCTCGGAAAATGACCAGATGAAACGCACACCTGTCAGTAAACCAGACTACTGGATCCCTGTTGCTGGAGACCTCGCATTGGCTCCGTCGGCGTTTTTTCTCATCTTTGCTTGCCTCTTCAATACTGCTTCCCTCTATGGTCAAGTGCCAAGTGTCTATTGCAATACTgagctgttttctttattttgctgTAATTTACCAATCCCACTGTGATACTTAACTTTCTGAAACCCAGAGTATATTTCTTTAACTCTAATCTGGATTGGCAAACTACAGCCACTGGCCACCCTGAAACTTTTATAGATGTCTTTTTTGAGCTCTTGAGTTATACCTGGTTATTACAGATTAGAATGgttgaaaaaaatgtcaaaagaatAATATTTCATGACATATCACaactacatgaaaataaaatttagttgTTAACAACTACAATTATTTGTTACAACTCATTCACACCCACACAATTCAGTATTGCCTACTGCAGCTCTCTCACTGTTACACCGAATAGTTGTAACAGAAATTATACAGCCAGGGCTTGgcacgatggcttagtggctaaatccttgccttgaacatgccatatgggtgccggctcgtatcccagctgctccacttcccatccagcgccctgtttgtggcctgggaaagcagcagaggacagcccaaagccttgggaccctgcacccacgtgggagactgagaggaagcttctgacccttggcttcagattggctcagctctgaccattgtggtcatctgggaagtaaaccagcagatgaaagaactttctctctatccctatttctctgtaaatctttccaataaaaatagataaatctttttttaaaaagaaattatacagCCCACAATGCCAAAAAAAACTTACTTTCTGTCCTTTTACAGAAAATACTCACTGATTCCTGCTTGTGACAGTTATGTGTGGTATACCTGTGTAGATTCCTGACTTTCGTatgttatttggaaaaaaataggtAATTTTATGGCAAAATTTGCCATTTTACTTGTTAATATGTACCTAGCTTTTGCAGTACAAGCCTGGATAAGGAATACATGTTacggcatagtggattaagccactgattgAGAAACCTGCATCCTTATTGGAGTGCTGGTCTACCCAGCTACCCAACTTCCAATGCAGCTCGATACTAaaatgggaagcagcagatggtggctcaagtatttgagtttctGCCTCCTATACGAGGGACtggatggaagttctgtctcccAGCTTGAACCTGGCCcatcctgttgtggccatttgagctgTAAACCACCAGATaccctccctcccctttctctgcgtcactctttctctctcattgcctttaaaatcaattaatctttttttttaaaaaaatatatatgttgaaATATCTAGAGAAATACTCATCTGCTACTAATTTTTTGctgaaaaaatctgaaaattttaCTGAAAAATCTGCTGATGTTGGCCTCTCAGGTAGGTATAAAACTGAAGAGAAATAGACGAATTGAATAAAATCCTTCCATTTTGAACATCTTCATAGTTCCACTAACCAGGCATTATCTTGTGTTAAACAAAACAAGGAAGTAGAATGGTACAGGAAACATTTTATGTGCCTCACACTGACCTCTcaggaagagaaaaattaaacagttgaagtgtttttaagaaaatcaaattaCCAGTCTCGCCAACAGCAGCCCCGCTTCTGGTGTCTGGCGCCAGAAATAAACAAGCACCACACTGAGCAAAAAGGCCAAGATGAAGCCCACCGAGAAGGGCCCTTGGTGCGCAACATCCAAGGTGTCCGCCACGTGTGTCCAGGCACAGATCCAGGATTTCAAAGAGGTCTTCAGCATGACTGATCAGAATCGAGACAGCTACACTGACAAGGAGGATCTGCGTGACAGGCTTGCCTCACTGGGGAGGAATCTCACTGATGCATACCTGGGTGCCGTGAAGAACCAGGCACCAGGCCCCATCACTCTCACCATGTTCCTCACCATGTCTGGATAAAAGCTGGCCAGCACAGACCCTGAGGTTGTCATCCAAAATGCCTTTGCATGCTCTGATGAGGAAGCCACGGGCTTCATTCAGGAGGACCATCTGCAAGAGCTGCTGACAACCATGGGGGACCACTTTAAAGACAAGCTAGTGGACAAGCTCTACAGAGAAGCTCCTGTTAACAAAAAGAGGACTTGCAATTACATCAAGTTCACTTGTATCCTTAAACACTGAGCAAAGGACAAGGATGACTGAGAGAACTTCAGGTTCAGATCTTCTCTTATACTGCCTGACCCTATTCTCACTCAGACACTCCCCACCCTCACAGAAGTATTTATTCCAGACCTTTCTGCCACTTGGCACTTGTATAATCAAACTGGAAATGGGGACATGGCTATAAATTGTATTGAAAAAGAGACTGcgaataaaaatcaataaatgtgaaagctcaggaaataatttttaaaaatcagatttctgGAGTTTCTTAACAGAATAATCATTTGGAATCTGCATATTCAAAGCAAAAGGCATATTTTAACCACTAAAAATGTGAACTGCTACTCAGCTCTGCCCTATTAATAAGTAAAATACTTCCATACAGACTTTGAAAGGTAACCTTAGCTCAGAAACTCATGATAAACAAGTAAGGAAACACATCCATTCTCCATACATCACAGCCTCACTGAGGCATGGATAACATCTCCATTCCAGCCCCTCACTCTAAAATACCATTTACAATTAAAGAAATACTAATCCTTAACTCTTGGCTTAAAAGATCTCCCCAGACTATgttgaaagaacaaaaaaattctgTGGCCATCTCTTCAAGGATGCAACGTTTTtatggtttcttctttttttaatgggcACAGAAACGTTTCCAAGGCCAGACAGCCTATCCAGACAGCGACATGACACAGTAGATTCTCATGGAACCACCACTTTTATAATTCAATTTCTGCACATTTATAAATGTTGGCTTTTAAACTGCAAGCCCAATGGTGCCTTAAACCACACTTAGATGTATAATCATTGACAGCTCATTACAACAAATGGTCTCCAGAGTGAGGTACTGGAGCTAATGGTCTGCAAATGCTTTAGTCTCCAAACTTGGGCCAACATTAAGGCAAGTAAAATCTGTCCTTTCTCTGCATGCTCTTGGGTTTTGAATGCTTGCATCAGGAAAAGATGAATCTCTTCATTCCTGCTGTCTGAAATACTGCATACTTAAAAGTACACACCCGATTCATATATGTTTTCTGGTGAAATACACCACAATCCAACAATGTCTAAGTGTGCATACTCTGACAAAAAGAAGTGATTTTAAAGCAATGGGGGAAAAAATGCACTGCACATCCAATAACAGAAGTTACAGTGCTTTATGAGCTAAAAGTATTAACTACAAAGCCACGTTTAGCAAAATTACTCAAATACAATTATTCAAGGAGTCATCGTAATACTATGTGAGAAGAAAAAGATCCAGATTAGAATTGTATTCCCGATGCAATTGCAATTTTATTTATAGTTATATTACATGTAAAACATAATATAAAACTACAGTTATTAAAGGGGTGATAAAACAACAGtgattttttaatgcttttcagaATTTTTAGTTATTCATAATAAGCACCATTTTAGCGATCAGaaacaaaatataatataaataacatTCCTTAGTCTCCATCCCTGCTAGTGTATATCAAAAAATACCATCTATAACCAACGAAGCAGAATAACAAACTTTATGTTTAATTTTACCTTCAAGTGCAAACACTGACATAAAGGAAATATTAAGTAAATGACATCGCCATTTAAACGTCCAGGGGAAAACAAAGTTGAGTCATGTTACCAGTAATGCAAAACCGATATTTTGCACCTATGATTCTCAAACTTTCGGCCTAAAAGACATCAATCTGATGCCGGAAATAAACTTTAATCATCTTAGTACAAATaagtataaaaatggaaataaacagaATGAGGAACACTCCCCGAATTGGGCAAGCTGCCTATGCTGGACAGTTCTTTGCCCTCATCCTCTGCCCTTTGCAGGAAGACAAACCTCCTCTCCCTAGAGGGTGCCAGAACCTTAAGTGTGTGCAGTGACTGGCCTACTTGTGCTAGGAATTCCGAGCACGCCTCTTCCTATGTGGAGCCCAACCATAATCTGGTGCCCCGATGCTACTGAAATTACAAGGGAAGAAGTGGCAGCTCACAGGAACGATGCAAAATGAGGACAAAAGCTAAGGAGCAGGTGGAGCAACACAGAAGAGGATCCCAGAGCCCTGCGGAGAAGCCAGAGGCGAGGAGACACGATTCTCACCATGCCAGGTGGTGACTGCTGAGCAAAGAGTCCGTCACAGAGCGTGAGTTGGAAATGCTCCATGCTAAGGACTGTGGGCACTCAGGAACATTCATCCGCATGCGCACGGAGAGAAGGCCGGGTGCATGCCCGACTCCCAGGGGCCCACAAAAGAATGCCGACAACGTGCTGCCTTCATCAAGCTGACGGGCATGTGGCCTGTGCTGTGAGTTTTCAACACCTGTATCCAGTCTTGGGAGCACttatttgagtctcagctgctctctcTTCCTATAgggttttctgctaatgtgcatgggaaaacagtggaagacaccGGAGTGCTTGAGCTCTTGCCACAGCTGTGAGTGTTGAAGCTATTTTGAAAGTAAGATAGTGGTTGGAAAatactgtctctcctttttcttgcaaataaataattttaaaaacctttgaAAGGCTGACAGTTGGGGTCTCTACATGTCCCTGCAGAGAATTTTAAAGCACCAGAAGACTGTTGAGACTCACAGACCACCGAGGGAAGGGCCAGGGACAAGGGCCTGGTGTGACCCAGGCTTGACAGTAAATCCTAGAGCAGCAAGGGGTCTCCACACCAACAGCAGCTCGGGACTGTGGGGAAGCAGACAACAACAGGGCAGCTCCCTTTGCTTAAGCCCCATCTGGTGGAAGGGCAGACAAAAAAGTTAGGCAGGAGGTAGACACTTTACCACATGGAAAATGAGCCTCCTGATAGTCGTGGCTGGCTTCATTCACCAGGCAATGGAAACCTCAATAGAAGAGTTCAGTAGGGGATTGTAGGTTCACACCAAGCCTAGAAGGAGGTGAGCTtggaaggagggaaggcagaTCACAGGGAGACCAGTTAGGGAGCAGATAAAACTGCATAGACttggacaccacacacacacacacacacacacacacccctcccactCCAGTTTCCACCTGGCTTAACAGAGAGAAACAATCGATGGGCGATCTTTCTTTGTCTGCCTCACAAATAcgtaagcatttttctttttgttttacaatACACTGatgatactatttttttttaaatggaatgaAATGGATGGAAATGAGGGACACCGTGGCAGCAGAATGGAGTGAAGCTGGCAGTGTTTCACCACagatgaggaagaggaagggaggagggaggctgctggaagacagagaaagaagaggggcTTGCCAGGGTATCCTGGCAAGGGAAGTCTCGAAACTGGAGACTTGGAACAATATATCCACAGAGGGCTTCGGCTCCATGCTCCCACCAGACATGGCTATCTGCACTATGCATCCGCAACGGAGCTACACCGAACAGGCACTCAGGACAGCCCTCATTTGGTCAGCTCGCTCCCTTCCAGAATGTAGATTGGCCTGCCCCTGAGGTGAGCAAGGCGGACATCTTTCTTAGGGCAGTGCCCAGAGCTCTGCCACATAGGGCAGAATAATTAGCACAGATGCCAGTGGCAGATTGTCTGCCAAGGCAGATTGCTGAAAGAAAAGGGGACTGCCAGGTCATGTGTCGAGTGGCTGGCATCGCCCCACACTCCTTGGTATCTGCATACACTGGCAGAGCTCTCAGAAGTCCATCCTCTAAGGAGGATGTCATGTGTTGAAAGATTAGGAAAAAGAGCTCTTACATCACCTACGGAAGCAGCATGGTTTAGGTTTTCAAAATCAGTCTGGTGGCAAGGAAAGCTCCTTAGGAAGCATTACAAGATGAGTTATAAAACTCACTATAGTGAGCAAACACAAGCAGATGGCTGCCAACGAGTCCTTAATTATCTTCAACTCATTATGCAGACATTAACCTTGACAAATTAATAAAGGTGATCTAATAAACTTGTGGGCTTAGATAATTTAAATAGTTCCAAATCACAGAGAAGGTAGCTACAGAGATGTTGATCAGATCATTTAAATGGGCTACTTTTCGTCTTTCTTAAAACTATGGTATAACACTGCTATGAAGAgaccaagttttcttttttttttaaatttctttctttttttacactATAAAGGAGACTAAGATAGGTTCCAAGCTATTAAACTATTTGTGATGTACAAGTCATCGTCGTAATTGGGGGCACACTTTCTTTTGACCTTTACAAaactttcatttcccaaatgtgacAGATAAGAAGTGCTTTTATAGCACCAATAATGATTTTTTCCTATGGGAACCTGCCAATTATAAGTTGAAAACGAAGGAAAGACTGTATTGGATATCATTTAGAATCTCAATGCACCTGAATAgagttgaaattttttaaaaaatcatgcataAAGAACAGTTCAAATGAGTTAAAATTCTAATGTACTAGACAGATGCACATTAAAATAGTGGCAAGGGCAAATGTTTGTTCCCTCCAACATCCTTGCACGATGCTAAACAATCATAAAACgtgtttaataaaaatgtgactgCACAGAGCATAACCGAAGTTCCAACTACTCATCTGAATCTAAGTTTTTAAATCTCAATAAAAGGTAGATTGGAGGACATTAATCTATGGTCCACAGCGCTGTGCCAACAGCACACACAATATACAACAGTTAGGCAACAACAGAGTCGGGCATTCCATGTTCCCAACATGCCAGGCCCAAGCTCTTGGAGGACTTGTACCTTATTTTTCTCATAGCCTCAGTGCCTACTCTGATGCTTTAGCAACTGAGAGCCTGAATAAAGGTGACACTAAGCCAAAACAGTTCAAAGTCCAACAACGTGTTTCAGTAAAGGATAGGTGCTAATGCCTGCTTTTCCTCTAACAGTAAATCACCCTTTGTTGGCTCTTGCTAATTTGAGTCAGATTTTCATAACTCATACAGATGGTCTCCAACTTAAACTGGTTCAACTGACAATCTTCCAACTTTGTAACTGTGTAAAAGCAACATGCCTTCAGTGGAAGCTATACTTTACATTTTGATCTATTCTCAGGCTGGCATTATGCAGTGACAATGCTCTCTTATAATGCTGGGCAACACCTGTGAGTCATGGTTCTAAGGCAGCCATGCCTTCACATGGGTGTCATGCTGTTAAGCTATGATGCTCAGCAGATTAAGTATAATCCTTGCATTTCCAAATTACAATATATCACTTGCAATGGATTTAGCAGGACATACTTTTTCTAAGTTGCGGAAAAAATGCACATGTTGAAGCAAATCCaattattcattcacttattcaccCATTGAACAAATATCTATTTTTTCCTATACCTCAGGTTTGCCTTAGTTCTCCAATggttcatcttctggttcattttccaaatacccTCAATGGCCAATGCTAGGTCAGGCAAAAGTCAGAATCGAGGATCTCATTCCATATTAACAGGCATTCAGCTGGGCATTGTGGACTCAACTTCTGGAGTGACCACCTGTTGCCTGGGAGGGGCTgccatggcaggaagctggaaccagaagccacAGTCAGGAGTCAAACTTGAACACTCTGA carries:
- the LOC101517508 gene encoding myosin regulatory light chain 2, smooth muscle minor isoform-like encodes the protein MKPTEKGPWCATSKVSATCVQAQIQDFKEVFSMTDQNRDSYTDKEDLRDRLEATGFIQEDHLQELLTTMGDHFKDKLVDKLYREAPVNKKRTCNYIKFTCILKH